The Mycobacterium paragordonae genome includes a region encoding these proteins:
- a CDS encoding GGDEF domain-containing protein yields the protein MLSAGGWSVVQPNPTLAALACTALAVTGGYIALFHNLRLLVLNSLVAMVAATDSMLRLAGASDSTAAVTAFWLICFPNFSVPLIIWGMSQAVESYVQRAQQDPLTGLLNRRAFAEAVAARLVNHPAAHTCLAVMMVDLDNFKQINDTHGHAAGDRLLQAVAELLRDQSPPEAIICRAGGEEFLLAATCTPDGVAALAPPLCRSIAEHPSGITASIGTASADLGSLGAPGGGASLDELIAAADRAMYAAKRRGGNQACDFG from the coding sequence ATGCTGTCCGCCGGCGGCTGGAGTGTGGTTCAACCCAATCCGACCCTGGCTGCGCTGGCTTGCACGGCGCTCGCCGTCACCGGTGGTTACATCGCGCTGTTCCACAACCTGCGGCTGCTGGTGCTCAACAGTCTGGTCGCAATGGTCGCCGCCACCGACTCGATGCTGCGTCTGGCCGGCGCATCCGATTCCACCGCCGCGGTCACCGCGTTCTGGTTGATTTGTTTCCCCAACTTCTCGGTGCCGTTGATCATCTGGGGGATGTCCCAGGCGGTGGAGTCATACGTGCAACGCGCCCAGCAGGATCCGCTCACCGGCCTGTTGAACCGGAGGGCCTTCGCCGAGGCTGTCGCCGCGCGTCTCGTCAATCACCCTGCCGCTCATACTTGTCTGGCGGTCATGATGGTCGATCTCGATAACTTCAAGCAAATCAACGACACTCACGGTCATGCCGCCGGCGATCGCCTGCTGCAGGCCGTGGCCGAACTCCTGCGCGATCAGTCTCCGCCGGAGGCAATCATCTGTCGTGCCGGCGGCGAGGAGTTTCTCCTCGCGGCCACTTGCACCCCCGACGGTGTGGCAGCGCTTGCCCCGCCGCTCTGTCGTTCGATCGCCGAGCACCCGTCCGGTATCACGGCCAGCATCGGTACCGCCAGTGCCGATCTGGGGTCGCTGGGCGCCCCCGGCGGCGGTGCGTCACTCGACGAACTGATTGCTGCTGCCGACCGCGCCATGTATGCGGCCAAACGCCGGGGCGGAAATCAGGCTTGCGATTTCGGCTGA